The genomic stretch GCTCACCAACGCCAAGTTACTGAGCAGCCCGTCCGATCCCCGCACGAAACGGTATAACACCCTCGATATCCGCAACGGTAAGTACAACGGAATGGGGGGCACGCATTGGTACGATAACCGCTACTATTCCCACCAATATGCCCTGAGCTACGGGGTTTGTCAGGGAGGCGATGACCAACGCGGTGCTTCGTTGCTGACCCTCACCCGCAACATCGCGGGTAGCCCCAAGACCACACAGGACTTTGGCTGGGGACGTCACAACTGGGGCTGGGACTACATCCACCGCACTCTGACTCTGGCGGACTCACAGTGGGTGGGGCCGGACAACAAGATCGTGGATGCCAACGGCAACGAAACTTCCACGTACACACGCACGGGCACCACTCAGGATTCGCTCAAGCGTCTGTCCATGTCCGGCTTGGACCGTGGCCAAGGCAACGCAGGCAAAGCCGATGGCAGCGCTGAATCAGTGAATGATGGCACCATGAAGGAAGCTCTAAAAACCCACCTCGACCAAACTGGTGGCAATGGCACTTCGCACGGTCGCATCGGCCGCCCGTTCCACGCCCAATAATCCATTAGAACAATCACAATCCACGGGGCGCCCCACAAGGGCGCCCTTCTTTTTGGGCACAAAAAAACCGTCCGGCGAGTGGCCGGACGGTGTGAATTAGAGAAGAAGAAATCTAGTTTCCGCCTTCAGTACCCGCTTCGCCGCCAGTTCCCTCGCCGCCTTCACCCGGCACAGGTTGCTGGGCTTCGTCGTTAGCCGGATCTGCCGTTTCTGTTTCTTCGCTGCAACCCACCAAAAGGGGGGATACCGCAAAAATAGCGGCGACCGCAGTCATGATCGTGATTTTTTTCATTTTTTTAGTGTATGTTAATGGATTTCAGTCCAAAGCCCCCGGCACAATGGTGCACGAACGCGACCCCTGCCTAATCATTAAATGCAGGCAAGGCAAGGATTATTCAGGGATGTCCCGCGCGTGCACGTCAGAAAATCACAGAAAATCCGCGGCGTGAGAAATGCGTCCGATGCGTGGAAATCACACGCAAAGAGGAAACGCGTCCTGCTAAAATGCTGGTTTTATGGGGTAAAAACGAGAAAATCAGGGTTGGCATGTGACGTGCTTATGTGGTTTTAGATAATTAATCCGCGCTGGCGGGAACGGGGAGAGTACTCTCGGACTTAAAGCGCACAACCCAACCCAGAAATGGAGAAAACTAAAATGAAGAAAAACCAAAAAGGCTTCACCCTGATCGAACTGCTGGTCGTGATCGCGATCATCGGAATTCTTGCTAGTATGTTGCTTCCCGCCTTGGCTCGCGCCAAAGCAAAAGCCGCTCGCATCAAATGTGTGAACAACCTCAGCAGCATCGGCAAGGCATCCCTCGGATTTAGCCAAGCAAATGACGGCCGTACACCTTGGAACCTGATCCCCAGCCAAACAGCTAACCATTTTGGTTCTGCTGCGAGCGGCACTGCGGGCGCCATCTTTGGCTTGGCCGCAATGAAGAGCGAAGTTCAGACTGCCAAAATCCTGGTTTCCCCTTGCGACGCAGCTCGCACCGCGGACAACGAGGTTCTTCAGAACTACTGGTCGTCGGTGAACACCAAGGGAGGCACAGCCGCAGATGCCCGTCTGTTGCCGCTGCCCCCACTGACGCCCATGGGCACCACGACTGGTATAAGCTACATCTTCTGCCTGGGCGGTGACCATCAACGCCCCGCGACAGTGGTGGCTCTGACTCGTAACCTGGGCACCAACGACGTTGCTGCTGGCAACTGGAGTGGTGCGGATGAGGACGTGATCCCTCCGAACGCGATGGCCGGCTTGAACAAGTCACAAGGCCAGCTCGTGCGGTCTGACGGCAGCGCAAGCCAGTCCACTGACGCCGACCTCGGCGCTTCTGGCAAAGTTGTGAAAGGTCACATCAACGCTCGCGGTGGCACCAGCCCCCTCGGCGCCTCTCGCACCGGCGTGATCCGCTAGTCTGATACACACTAATCACAAGGGCGCCCTCCGGGGCGCCCTTTTTTTGTGGGCGGGATGCCTGATCAACAGAGGGATGGTTGTCCTAATCTTTTGACTTTCGCCCCCCCCTTTTTTAGTTTCCCAATATGTCTCCGCCCGACTTGTTGGAATTGCTGAAGCGTTACTTTGGGTTCGATTCCTTTCGTCCGTTGCAGGAGGAAATTATTCGCACCGCACTCGACGGCCGGGATGCGTTTGTGCTGATGCCCACCGGCGGCGGCAAATCGCTCTGCTACCAACTCCCCGCACTGGCGGGCGACGGGCTCACCATTGTCATCTCGCCGCTGATTGCGTTAATGAAAGATCAGGTGGATGCGTTGCAAACCGCCGGTGCACCCGCCACGTTTCTGAACTCCACGCTCGAAGCCGATGAATCACGCCAACGCATCGCGGGTTTGCATCGCGGTGAATACAGGCTGCTCTACATCGCGCCCGAGCGGTTGATGCTCAGCGGCACGCTGGACATGCTCGAGAGCTGGCGACCGCAATGCATCGCCATCGACGAGGCCCACTGCATCAGCGAATGGGGTCACGACTTCCGCCCCGAATACCGCCGACTCGCCGAACTGCGCCATCGGTTTGGCAACATTCCTATGATGGCGCTCACCGCCACCGCCACCAAGCGCGTTCGTGCGGATATCATCAGCGAGCTGCGCCTCGAAAACCCCGCCCGCTTCGTTGCCAGCTTCAACCGGCCCAATCTCCATTATCGCGTCATTCAGCGGCAGCAACCGGTCCAGCAGGTATTGGCGATCATCAAAAAAAACGAGGGCGAAAGCGGTATCGTATACTGCGGTAGTCGCAAGGGCACCGAGCAACTGGCCGAACGGCTTTTGGAAAACGGCGTGAAGGCGGCGGCATATCATGCGGGGATGGACGCCAAAAAACGCGCGCGCAATCAGGAGGCCTTTATCCACGACAACGTGCAGGTGATTTGCGCGACCATCGCTTTCGGCATGGGCATCGATAAGCCGGACGTCCGGTACGTGATCCATCGCGACCTCCCGAAAAACATTGAAGGCTATTATCAGGAAACCGGCCGCGCCGGTCGTGACGGGTTGCCGGCTGAATGCGTGCTGCTGATGAACCCCGCGGACGTGGCCAAGCAGACCGGGTTCATTGAGGAAAAAACCGACGAGCAGGAACAAGCCATCGCGCGCGCTCAACTGCAGCAAATGGTGCACTATGCCGAAACCCGCGACTGTCGCCGCCGGGAATTGTTAGCATACTTTGACGAACCATTTGCAGAAGTGAATTGCGGCGCATGCGACAACTGCCTCGAACCCAAGGAGACCTTCAACGGCACCGAGGCTGCACAGAAATTTCTCGCGTGTATTTTCCGCGTTCAACAGCACAGCCATTTCAGCGTGGGCATGAATCACATCGCGGACGTGTTGTGCGGTGCGGACACGGAGAAAATTCGCAACTGGGGCCACGAGCAACTGAGCACGCACGGCATTGGCACGGAATTCGGACGCATGGAGTGGAAGACGATTGGCCGCGAATTGGTGCGAATGGGCTACGCCCACCAAACATCCGGACGCATGACCGTGCTGGAACTGACGCCAGAAGGGTCCAACTGGTTGCGCGACCCCAATCGTATGGATCTGGAATTGACCCGCCCCGTCGATTCGAAGCCGGGAAAACCTTCCAAATCTCGCAGAGCAAAAGCGGGCGGGATTGAATGCGACGAGGCGTTATTCGATCAATTGCGGGCGCTGCGTCTTAGCTTAGCCACTGAGCGCGGGGTGCCGCCTTACATCGTTTTTTCGGATGTGGCACTGCGCCAAATGGCACGGGGATATCCAGTGACGCTCGAAACATTCGGTCTCATTCACGGCGTGGGTGATAAAAAGCTGAACGAGTTTGGATCCGTTTTTACCGCAGAGATTCAAAAGTTTTTGGAGGAGAATCCGAGGCGGGAATTTGCCGCGTGAGAGTGGGGGCGCGCTATGCGTATCCCTGCCATAATCATTGTTGCTGCTTTGCCGCGGCGCGTTTGGCGGTGTATGCCTTGAGTAATTCATCAGCGAGGACGCCAAACAAAATCACTAGCCCAAGCACCCCGTATTCCAGCTTGGAAGAAATACCCAGCATCGGCATCGCATTGAAAATGAGCCAAATGACGGCCACGGCAATAATGATGCCGAGCATGGATCCTCTGCCGCCACGCAGGCTGCATCCTCCAAGCACGGCGCCTGCGATGGCGAAGAGTTCATAGAATTCACCGAATGAAGCGGGTTGCACGGCACCGACCTCAAACGCGAACAGTACGCCCGCAATTCCGGCCAACAGGGAGCAAATCACGTAGGCGCCAATCTTCAATGCGTCGGTGCTAATGCCGCTGTAGCGCGCGCCTTCCTCATTATTGCCCAGAGCAAATAGGTAGCGTCCCCAAATGGTGCGATTCAAAACTACTGCGGCTGCGATGCCTATGATGAGCATGAAAAATAGCGGGTGGGGGAGGCTAAAGGAATCCGTGATGGCAAGTTTGCCGCTGAGTAGGTTGGCAGTTTGATTGATTGAGTCGATGTTGGCATAGCCCGGATCGTCCTTGATCGGGATGGGGCCGAGGTCCGAATGGTCGCCCCCAATCCAACGGGCGAGGCTTCGGTAAATCAATAGGCCGCAGAGGGTGACGACAAAGGGTTGGAGCTTAGCTTTGGTAACGAGCAAGCCATGGATGAGGCCGATGAGTGCTGACAGGCCCAGGGTGGAGGCGATGGCCACGCCTGGGCTTAGGCCTTTCACTTTGAGCATCACCGCCAACATCACCGCCACCAATCCCACTAATGATCCGATGGAAAGATCAATGCCTCCGGTAATAATCACAAACGCCACTCCAATGCTCATGATGGCGTAGAGGCTGGACCACTTGATCAGGTTGTGCATGTTGAATGCATTGAGAAAATCGTGATTCATGACTGCGGTGATCACGAAGATGAGGAAGAACAATCCAATAATGCCAAGGGTGTTTTTTTTCATCGGGTCAGGCTGCGAGTGCGGTGCCGGTGGCAAGCTGCATGATAGATTCCTCGCTGAGTTGGTTGCGGTTGAGTTCGCCGGCGAGGCGGCCTTCGTGCATGACGAGTGCGCGGTCAGCCATGCCGAGGACTTCCTCCATTTCGCTGGAGACAAATAGGATGGCTACGCCGTCGGCGGCGAGTTGTTCCATGAGTCGGTAAATCTCGCGCTTGGCACCCACGTCGATTCCGCGGGTGGGTTCGTCGAGCAACAGCACGCGCGGTTTGAGTGTGAGCCATTTGCCGAGCACGACTTTTTGTTGGTTGCCGCCGGAGAGATACACGGTGGCTTGGTCGAGGGTGGGGGTTTTGATGGCGAGCTGTTCGACGGCTTCGGTGGCGACTGTTTCCTCAGCATCAAAATTGAGCAGGCCGTTTTTCTGATCACGCTCGAGGCTAGCGAGGCTGGCATTTTCGCGTACGGCCATTTGCAAAATGAGGCCGTGTTGTTTGCGGTCTTCGGGTGCGAGGGCGAGTCCGGCGCGGATGGCTTCGTGCGGATTGCGAGGGGCAAAGGGTTCGCCTGCCACTCGCATTTGGCCGCCCACGGCAGGGGTAACGCCAAAGAGGGTTTGCAGCAATTCAGTGCGGCCCGAGCCGACCAGGCCGGCGATGCCCACGATTTCGCCGGCGCGTAGTTGCAAGGAAATTTCACAGTGCGGGTGCGCGGGGGTGCGTACGGCTTCGAGCTCCAACACGAGGTCGCCGGGGTCGTGTTGTTTGCGGTCGTAAAACTGATCGAGATCGCGGCCCACCATGAGCCGCACCATGGCATCGTGGTTGATTTCTTCGCGGCTCAGTTCACCGGCAATTTCGCCATCGCGCAGCACAAGGACGCGGTCGGCCAATTCCTTAACCTCACCAAGCCGGTGGGAAATATAAATGACGCTGATGCCCTGCGCACGCAGGTCGTGGACGACTTCGAAGAGGGTTTCGGTTTCGTGTTGCGAAAGGCTGCTGGTGGGTTCATCCATAATCAGCACGCGCGCATTGCAGGAAAGGGCCTTGGCGATTTCAACGAGTTGCTGGCGGCCGATGGGCAAATCGCCCACGAGCGTGTCGGGCGCAAGGTTTAGCCCAACGCGTTGAAGATATTGGGCGGCCTGGGCTTGGAGCTCAGTGTGATTGATAAAGCCGAATTGGTGCAGCTCCCGGCCGAGAAAAATATTGGCGGCGAGGTCGAGATTGGCAGCGAGGTTTAACTCCTGGTGAATGAGCGCCACGCCTTGTGCGAGCGCGTCGCGCACGTTTCGAAATTGGATGGGGTGATCATCGATCAGGATTTCGCCGGTGTCCGCAGGCTGCACGCCGGCGAGGATTTTCATGAGCGTACTTTTGCCTGCTCCATTTTCGCCGATCACTGCGAGCACTTCACCATGGGCGAGGGTGAGGCGCGCTTTGTGCAAGGCGCGCACGCCGGGGAAGTGTTTGCTCAAACCCCGAACCTCCAGTAGTGGTGTTGCCGGGGGCACCATGCTTATTGTTTGCCCAGCTTGGCCATTTCTTTTTTTGTTTTCCAAAACTCATCCACGTTGTCTTTGGTGATTACCAGAAACGGGACTTCAAGAAATGTGTCCGCGGGGGTGTTGCCGTCGAGGATGCTCTTGAGCATCTTCACCGATTCGTAGCCGTATTTCCACGGCTGCTGGCTGATGGTGCCGTAGGCGGTCCCATCTTTGATGGCTTGCAGCATCGCATCGGGTTCATCGAATCCGCAAACTTGGATTTTGCCGGTCATTCCGGCTTCCTGAATGGCGGCCAGACAGGCCGGCGGGTTGTAGGCAAAAAGGCCGACCATGCACTTGAGGTTTTTGTGTTTGGCAATGGCGCTCTCGGCGTTGCTCTTGGCTTTGGCTTTATTAAAATCATCGGTGCGTGTTTCGAGGATCGTATATTTGGATTCGTTGGCGGTGAGGTTTTTGGCATCCTCCGCATCAAATTTTACAGAGCCCAGTTTTTGTTCCGGTTTGCCAAGCAATTCATCAATGACCCCTTGGCGTCGTTGGCGGGCATTAAGTTGTTCAAGGCGACCGACCAAGATGAAAACTTCGCCGCCCTCTGGGATGGCATCTTTGACCAGCTTCCCCAATGCACGGCCGGCCAGATAGTTGTTGGTGCCGATGTAAACCAAACGGTCACTGTCAGGCGCATCCGCATCCTGGGTAATGAGTTTGGTGTTTTTGGCAACGTCATTCAGGAACCGTGTTTGGTTTGCCGCATCAATGGGGCTGATGGCAATGCCGTTCACGCCCTTGGCGATGAGCGATTCCATGATGCGCTTTTGATCCACCACCCCCTTGGTGGGCATATGTACTTCGCATTTGATTTTAAATTCCGTTTCCGCAATGCGCACGCCCGCGGCACACAGATCCCAGAACGGATCCACTCCATTGGTTACATAAGCGATGGTAATGGGTTTTGAGTCAGTTGATTTTCCGCAACCCCAGCCCCACAACAGGGCCGAGGCACACGCGAACGCGATGAGGCAACGGGTGGTTTTCATGGGCGGGAGTGTTCACCCAAGCGGCGCGGGCGTAAAGAAAAATTGAATCTAACGCAGCGGTTTGCCGGGGAGGGCTTTGCCGTTGGTATTGAGGATTTGGAAATGTCGGATGGCCGGGCGGTTGGGCTGGGAATAGGTCCACACCGATTGCTTGGCGCGGTTGACTTCCACCAGTTGCGCGGTGGCACGGCCGGGGCGGTGGGTGGCAAAAACGAGGTTGCCGTTGGGCAAATACTGGATGCCCGAATGCAAATCCAACATCCGCGCACCTTGGAAATCCCGATTGGTGAGCTTCCACGTTACCTTGCCCGTGCGATCCACCTCGAGAATGCATTTGCCGGTGGTGCAGGCGATGAGCGTGTGTTGGTTGGGCAGGCGCAATGCGCAGAATGGGTTGCCGTCAGTTTTCTTTTTCCAAACCACGTTGCCTTGGGCGGTGTATTCTCGCACCACCTTGTCGGCCGGTTGCGGCACGAGATAGTTTCCATTGGCGAGTTTGCGCACGGTGCCGATTTGTTGCTGCGGATCCTTGGCGGCAGATTGCAAAGCAATCTTAACGAGCGTGCGTCCATTGGTGTCCACCTCCAACACGCACGGCTTGGGGCCGCCTTCGGCTATAAGATATCGGCCTTCGGCAGTGCGTTGGGCGGTGTTCACGGTTAGTTGTTTGCCGCGATATTCAAATTGCACCTGGCCGCCGCGGGTGACTTCCACCACGCCGCCGCCGTAATTTTTCCCGCTGGCCAATACGAGCAAAACATTTCCATTCTGAAGCATCCAACCATCGCTCGTGGGGCGGGGGTAACGCCAGACGATGCGGTCGGTGTGGGAGACAATATACGTTTCCGCGCCGGTCGCGAGGAACGCGTGGCGGACACCGTGCGCAGATTGTTGGGCGGCCGGGGCGGAATAAAAAAAGCCCCCCGCCATCAATCCCGCAATGAGGATTTGGCTTGGACGCATTAGAGGTTAACAGTGCGTTGGGGCGGGGAAGTTACCGAATGATTGGCGGTTGTCGAATTAAAATGTGCAGAAATTAAAAAAAAGTGATACGTACACGGATCAAAGTTGCCCCGCTGCGCGCTGCCCTTTGCCTTTACGGTTGGTATCGCCCAGCTCGTTGCGCATGGCCTCCCCGAGTGCCTGCAGTCGGGTGACCACTTCGGGGTGGTTTGCTTTCACATCCGTGGTTTCGCCGATGTCTTTTTCCAAATCAAATAGCGCCAGCCCGATTTTTGCCGCAGCGTATCGCGTTGGAATTCCATTTTTGCCGCCAGGTTTGCCGGCCATCGTGCGGTAGCCGTGCGGGAAATGCAGTTTCCATTTGCCCATCCGAACCGCTTGCAACTGGGGCCCGTAATAAAAAAAATACGCTTCCTGCGGGCTCTGGTCATCGGTGCCGGTTACGAGGTTCACGATGCTTTTGCCGTCGATTTTTTGCCTGGGCAATTTGGCGCCGATGAGTTCGGCCACCGTCGGCAAAATATCAATCGTCATCGCGGGCGTTGTGCAAACGCTGCCGGCGGGGACCGTGCCGGGCCACCACATCAGCGTGCTCTCACGGCAGCCACCATCGAACATCGTCCCCTTGCCCTCGCGCAGCGGCCCGGCCGAACCGGCGTGGTCGCCGTAACTGAGCCATGGACCGTTGTCGCTGGTGAAAATGACGAGCGTGTTTTTGTCGAGTTGGTGCTTGCGTAACGTGCCGAGGATTTGGCCCACGCTCCAGTCCACCTCCATCATGACGTCGCCAAACAAACCGGCTTTGCTTTTGCCTTTGAATTTTTCGGAAACATAAAGCGGCACATGCACCATCGAGTGCGGCACATAGAGGAAGAATGGGCGGTCTTTGTTGTTCTCAATGAACGAAACGGCGCGTTCGGTGTATTGGGTGGTGAGCTGCTCCTGATCTTTGCCGGTGACACGGGGATTGATGACCGCGTTGCCGTCGATCAGCGGCAGATGCGTCCAGCGCTTCAGCCGTTCTTCCATCGGCAGATGCATCACGCCCGGGTGGTAAGGCCACATATCATTCGAGTACGGCAGGCCAAAGTAATCATCGAAGCCGTGCTGCAAGGGTAGAAACTTTTGGTGATGGCCGAGATGCCATTTGCCGTAACAGGCGGTGGCGTAGTTTTTTTGTTTGCAGAGTTCGGCGATCGTCAATTCGTTGGGATTGATGCCGTGCCGCGCCTTGGGCCCAAGTGCGCCGAGGATGCCCACGCGCACATTGTAGCAGCCCGTGAGCAGTCCCGCGCGGGACGCGCTGCAGACGGCTTGGGTCACATAAAAATCCGTGAACTTCCTTCCCTCCCTTGCCATTTGGTCGAGGTGGGGGGTGGGATAATTTTTAGCACCAAAGGGCCCGATATCCGCATAGCCCATATCATCGATGAAAATGATGACGACGTTGGTGGGGGGCTTGCGGGTTTCAGCCAGAAGCGAAAACCCAAACAATCCGATGAGGGCAAAAAGTAGAGTGCGCATAATCGTTACGGTTGCGCAAAAGGTAACGGGTGGGACAGGCGTGTCAACGCCGCGACTAGCGTTTTTTCTTTCTCATCCGGGCCCGAGCGGCGGCGGCTTCTGCTGCAGAGGCGTGGGCGGCTTCGGCGGCAGCCTTGCGTTGGCGTTCCACTTCTTCCTGTTCGGCCTTGTGCTTGAGCCCCTGCAAAGCCGCAAGGCCAATGCAGCAGCCGACCAGCAACGTAAACTCCCAATCCATGCCCGCCAAGCGCGCGGCATACATCATTCCAATCGTCGCAAAGGCGGATAGAATGTTGGCGTTGGCGTTCATGGGGATTGCTCTATCACCCGGTCCATATTTTGGCAACATCTATCACTCAAATAGTTACCCTCTGACTCAGGTTGTGCTGGAGCGGTTCCGGAGGTAAACTAACGGCATGAGCATGACGGTCTGTGCGGAGTGCGGTGATCCACTGAGCACCACGGCGGCGGCGTGCCCGCACTGTGGCGCGCCGGCGGCGGTGGCTTTGCGCGTACCCGCGGCGGTGCCGACGGATTGGCCGGAGGCGTTGGAAGCGGCGGTGCGCGCGTCGCTGCAATGGCCGGAGGGGCAATTGACGGCGGAATGTCTGGCGCGGGTGGAATCGGTGAAACTGGATGAAACGGAAGCGGAGGACCTTACCCATTGGGTGGCGGGATTGCGCTGCCTACCTGCGCTGAAAATGCTGGGCTTCTCGCGCGCGGGCATTGCCGACGCGGGTCCGTTGCGTGAATTGGTGGGCTTGCGGTATTTGTATTTGGAAAAAAACCACGTCACGGATCTTTCGCCGTTGTATGAATTGAAAGCGCTTAGGCAATTGTGGCTGTACGGCAACCCGCTCGAACCGGCGGCGGTGGCGGCATTGGAAAAGGCGCTGCCGAAGTGCGAGGTGTTTATTTGAGCTTGAGTCTGAGCTTGAGATTGGAGATTTTTTCCAGTAAGGTATCACTGTTTTCGTTAGTTGCACCAAGGTATCCACACGCGCAATAATGCAAATCTATCTTTTCCTTAACGGCGAACAAGTTGGGCCGTACACTTCGGAACAAATTCAGGGTATGCTGGCAAGCGGCGCGGTGACGCCGGAGACCATGGCGTGGTACGAGGGCTTGCCGGAATGGACGCCGGTGACGCAGGTGGTGCAACCGACGGCGGGCGTTAGCGGGCCGGAGGATATTGTGATCGAAGGCGGGCCGCCTCAGCTTGCCGATGGCGGTGGCGGTGAAGTAGTGTTGAGCGTACAGCATCAGGCGGAGTATTCGCGCGGGCAGTTGTTGTTGCGGACTTTCTTGGGGGTCTTTTACTTGATTTTGCCGCATGCGGTTTGCCTGATGTTTTTGGGTCTTGCCGCCAATGTCTGTTCGCTGATCGCTTGGTTCGCGATTTTGTTTACGGGAAGTTATCCGGCGGGGATTTATAATTTTGTGGTGAGCGTGCATCAGTGGTCAATGCGCTGGATGGCGCGGGTTGGAAATTTGATGGACGGTTATCCGGCGTTCGGGATGGGGAATAAAGGCGATGGCGTGAGTTTGGAGATTGCGCGTCCGGCAACGTCCAGTGCGGCTGCATTGTGTGCTGCGAATTTTTGCAGGAATTTACGTGGGCGTTCCGCATGGGATTTGCCTGTTCTTTCGGCAAATCGCCGGTTACGTGCTGCTCGTGGTGGCGTGGTTTGCGGTGCTGTTTACGGGGAGATACCCGAAGGGGATGCACGATTTTCAGGTGGGCAACATCCGTTGGGGATTGCGCGTGATGGCGTACATCACGATGTTGACCGACCGGTACCCGCCATTCAGCGGGAAACCTTAATTGGCTTTGGACCGCAATGCGGCGCGCGCGGTTTCGGGGCAGCGCAGCGGGATGCCGGCGAGGTGGCGGTAAAGGGTGGCGGCTTTCATTTTGTCGCCTTTCTGATAGAGCGCATCGGCTTCCTTCAACATTTCCGGGGCGGGGCGAATCCACTTTAGTTTTTTTGCCGCGTCGCGGGCTTGTTTGATTTCGGCGGCGTTCAACGTCCAGCCTGAAGTGCCGCTGGCCATGAGGTTGGTGACTTCCTGTCGGTGCCGCAGCGTGAGGGCGTGGCCGAGTTCGTGCGAGGTGACGCGCGGGAGGGGCTCGCCCACGCCGCCTTCCACGGTGCGCAGGCGGGCCATATCTTTGACGAACATCCCATCGCCGCCAATGTACACGCCGTTGGCGAGGAAACGTTTGATGTAATAGATGTGAAAACAATCGGCCTTGCGGCTGGCCTTGGGGCGGATGGCGAGCAGCCAGCGGAGCTGACGGGATTTATGGTTTTGGCGATAGGCGTTGGGGTTGGCGGCCGGTTCGGTGAGGATGGATTCGAATGCAAAGTGCACGCCGGCGTGGCCCCAGATGCGGTTGACCTTTTCAAAAATGCGATGGAGATCTTTTTCCTCCAGCGTGGTGGTGAGGTTGAGCTCGCCGGGAGTCACCAACCGATGCACACGCAACGGCGCCACGAGATAGTCATCAAAAGGCGTTTTCGGCGCCTGAACCTCCCCGCGCAACTGAGGCGCGGCGAGCAGAAAAATCACGGCGAGCGTGCGGTGCATGGATGTGTGTACTGCGAGTGTGTGGATTGTCCAAGCTCGAATTGCCCTCACTCAGGCTGAGCGATCTTCAATATGAGCCCACAGCAAATCGGATAGGTCGCCGCTGATTATATGATTGCCCGGGTTTGCTTTTAATTCAAATTCTTCGCCTGTATCTCCAAAATAGGTCGAACCATCAATCACGGCAAAAATTGTGGATAATGCGTCCACAGAAACCGTCCCCATAATTTCCAACAGGACGGCTCGCTGTTCCTCGTTCAGCGATTGATACAAGGCAAACGCCCGCCGCATTTGCGGATCCTGATTTCCCTTTGGCATCGTGGAAGCGTACATCTCGCGATATTGCTTTGCCATATCCTCCACCACATAAGTGTGGACCCGGGCAATGAATTCTTCTTTTGTCATTGGGGTAGGTATTTGGCTTTATTTTCGCCAGTGGGGGTAGCGTTTGGCGAATTCTTCCCAAATTTGGTTAATGGTGTGGGAATAATGCCGCCGACTCTTTCTGACGAGTTTACCGTACGCCAGATTTTTCAGGTTGAACAATGGCGTCATATCCCCATCCAAAATATTGGTGGAGCCGTGAAAGAAAATTCCCTTTAAATTAGTCAATCCGGCAATGGGATTCAAAGATTCGATTTCTCCACAACTGGAAAATGTCAATTTTTCCAACCAATGCATTTCACGAACAGGTTCCAAGTTTTTCAACTTGTGGCAACACGCAAGATCTAGAATAGTCAATTTGTCCAAGTGCTGAATTCCTTCGATCGATTCGAGCTTTCGCATCCAAGCAAGATTCAAGCGACGGAGTTTTGTTAAATTTTCAATCCCTTCAAGGCTGGGGATGGGGGCACTGTTTATGTACAGGTTTTCTAGATGTACTAGCTTGGCGTGTTGCTTGAAATCACGGTTCTTGCTGCCTTGCGTTGAAAGCTGCTTGAGTCTCATGCAGCCGAACACGGATTCGAAGCCTTTGTGCCAGCGGGAGAGGCTGCATTTTTCCAGCAGGGGAAATCGTGAAAAATCGATGGGAGTCTTATTCACCCAAGGATCCAGATGAAACTCGCGCAATTTAGAAAGACAATGTACTGCGTCCAACGATTCGACTGGATAGGGAAATAAAGC from Limisphaerales bacterium encodes the following:
- a CDS encoding type II secretion system protein — translated: MKTKQNKAFTLIELLVVIAIIGILASMLLPTLAKAKKKANRLKCMANLKQVNTALISFSGDHESMPWHMTPEDATLHYDQILRSAGATNQWAGGRYAQLDPNGVKYPQSGLANMDHYPIDPRFIFLSPDLRSQLTNAKLLSSPSDPRTKRYNTLDIRNGKYNGMGGTHWYDNRYYSHQYALSYGVCQGGDDQRGASLLTLTRNIAGSPKTTQDFGWGRHNWGWDYIHRTLTLADSQWVGPDNKIVDANGNETSTYTRTGTTQDSLKRLSMSGLDRGQGNAGKADGSAESVNDGTMKEALKTHLDQTGGNGTSHGRIGRPFHAQ
- a CDS encoding type II secretion system protein; the encoded protein is MKKNQKGFTLIELLVVIAIIGILASMLLPALARAKAKAARIKCVNNLSSIGKASLGFSQANDGRTPWNLIPSQTANHFGSAASGTAGAIFGLAAMKSEVQTAKILVSPCDAARTADNEVLQNYWSSVNTKGGTAADARLLPLPPLTPMGTTTGISYIFCLGGDHQRPATVVALTRNLGTNDVAAGNWSGADEDVIPPNAMAGLNKSQGQLVRSDGSASQSTDADLGASGKVVKGHINARGGTSPLGASRTGVIR
- the recQ gene encoding DNA helicase RecQ, producing MSPPDLLELLKRYFGFDSFRPLQEEIIRTALDGRDAFVLMPTGGGKSLCYQLPALAGDGLTIVISPLIALMKDQVDALQTAGAPATFLNSTLEADESRQRIAGLHRGEYRLLYIAPERLMLSGTLDMLESWRPQCIAIDEAHCISEWGHDFRPEYRRLAELRHRFGNIPMMALTATATKRVRADIISELRLENPARFVASFNRPNLHYRVIQRQQPVQQVLAIIKKNEGESGIVYCGSRKGTEQLAERLLENGVKAAAYHAGMDAKKRARNQEAFIHDNVQVICATIAFGMGIDKPDVRYVIHRDLPKNIEGYYQETGRAGRDGLPAECVLLMNPADVAKQTGFIEEKTDEQEQAIARAQLQQMVHYAETRDCRRRELLAYFDEPFAEVNCGACDNCLEPKETFNGTEAAQKFLACIFRVQQHSHFSVGMNHIADVLCGADTEKIRNWGHEQLSTHGIGTEFGRMEWKTIGRELVRMGYAHQTSGRMTVLELTPEGSNWLRDPNRMDLELTRPVDSKPGKPSKSRRAKAGGIECDEALFDQLRALRLSLATERGVPPYIVFSDVALRQMARGYPVTLETFGLIHGVGDKKLNEFGSVFTAEIQKFLEENPRREFAA
- a CDS encoding ABC transporter permease, which translates into the protein MKKNTLGIIGLFFLIFVITAVMNHDFLNAFNMHNLIKWSSLYAIMSIGVAFVIITGGIDLSIGSLVGLVAVMLAVMLKVKGLSPGVAIASTLGLSALIGLIHGLLVTKAKLQPFVVTLCGLLIYRSLARWIGGDHSDLGPIPIKDDPGYANIDSINQTANLLSGKLAITDSFSLPHPLFFMLIIGIAAAVVLNRTIWGRYLFALGNNEEGARYSGISTDALKIGAYVICSLLAGIAGVLFAFEVGAVQPASFGEFYELFAIAGAVLGGCSLRGGRGSMLGIIIAVAVIWLIFNAMPMLGISSKLEYGVLGLVILFGVLADELLKAYTAKRAAAKQQQ
- a CDS encoding sugar ABC transporter ATP-binding protein, producing MVPPATPLLEVRGLSKHFPGVRALHKARLTLAHGEVLAVIGENGAGKSTLMKILAGVQPADTGEILIDDHPIQFRNVRDALAQGVALIHQELNLAANLDLAANIFLGRELHQFGFINHTELQAQAAQYLQRVGLNLAPDTLVGDLPIGRQQLVEIAKALSCNARVLIMDEPTSSLSQHETETLFEVVHDLRAQGISVIYISHRLGEVKELADRVLVLRDGEIAGELSREEINHDAMVRLMVGRDLDQFYDRKQHDPGDLVLELEAVRTPAHPHCEISLQLRAGEIVGIAGLVGSGRTELLQTLFGVTPAVGGQMRVAGEPFAPRNPHEAIRAGLALAPEDRKQHGLILQMAVRENASLASLERDQKNGLLNFDAEETVATEAVEQLAIKTPTLDQATVYLSGGNQQKVVLGKWLTLKPRVLLLDEPTRGIDVGAKREIYRLMEQLAADGVAILFVSSEMEEVLGMADRALVMHEGRLAGELNRNQLSEESIMQLATGTALAA